The stretch of DNA TTCTAGGTTGTCCCATTAAAACATCTCCTTAATAAAATTGAATTTAAATATTTAATTTTTTTAAAAAAAAGTTCATGTCTATCCGCGTGAACGTTTTACACCAACTGAAGAACTTTTTCTGAAAGTAGATTTGGTTCTTTGTCCTCTAACAGGTAAACCAACTTCGTGTCTTCTACCTTTGTAACTTCTGGTCTTTTTCATTCTGTTCAAATCATCTCTTAAAGTCATGTCAAGATCAGATTCGATTAAGTGAATGTCGTCACCAGTTTCATAGTCTTCCCTACGGTTTAACATCCAGCTAGGAATGTCAAATTTCTGTGGGTTTTCTAAAATTTCTTCAATTCTTAAAACATCTTCGTCAGCAATGTATCCAATTTTAGAGTCTAAATCTAAGTCTAAAGTACGGCACATAGTTTTAGATAAAGATATTCCAACACCTTTAATTTCGGTTAAAGCTTGTTCAATGGTTTTATTACCATTTACATCCTTTCTTGAAATACGCACTAAATGCTTAAAATCGTCTTCCATTAAATAACCTCCATTTATAGAGCGAACCTACGAGACGTAAAATTATAGATTCGAATGTTTTGACTAGCAAAACACAGTTCTTTCAACAAATCATAAACTTAGCTTATTAAGCTAAGAGTGCAAAAATATCAGTTTAACAAGTATTTTTAATGATATAAAAAAATATAGTTAAAAACTAATAAACGCCGAGACTGGGATTTGAACCCAGGAGGGCTGAACGCCCACGAGATTTCCAGTCTCGCGCCTTACCAGGCTAGACTATCTCGGCATAAAATAGTTAGCAATACTTGCACATCATATTGTCTAGAATAATATGATAACATAATATATTTAGTTACACATATATAAAGGTATTGTTTAAAAGCCCTATTTTTAAAAAATTAATTATTTTGCAAATATAATTATAATTTGCCGGACATTAAACATAAAAAAGCAAAGTATATTTTAAATTATCATTATATTTATTAATAGGTGAAAAAATGAATTGGATTATTATAATAGTAGTCATTATATTAATAATATTTGTTGTCGTGACACTAATTCACATGTACAACAACCTCGTTGGACTTAGAAACCGCGTGAAAAACAGTTACGCACAAATCGATGTTCAACTTAAAAGAAGAAACGATTTAATACCAAACCTTGTAGAAACCGTTAAAGGTTATGCAGCTCATGAAAAAGGCGTTCTTGAAGAAGTGACAAAAGCAAGAACCAGCGTAATGAACGCTTCATCTATAGAAGAAGCAAGTGCTGCAGACAACCAATTGACTGGCGCTTTAAAATCATTGTTTGCTGTTGCTGAAAATTATCCGGAACTTAAAGCAAATAGTAATTTCCAACAGTTACAATCCGAATTAACTGAAACCGAAGATAAAATTTCATATGCAAGACAGTTCTATAATGATGTGGTTTTAAAATACAACAATGCTTGTCAACAATTCCCAAGCAGCATCATTGCACGTTTGTTTGGTTTTAAAGAAGAATCATTCTTTGAAGCACCTGAAGCAGAAAAAGCAGTCCCTGAAGTTAAATTTTAAATTGAGGATACCACATGAATGTTAAAAAGACATTTTGTATAATCATATTCCTCCTGATATTATTTTCAACATTGACCATAGTCTCAGCTGATGATGATAAGAGTTACAGCATAGAGAAAGCATTTATCGAGTTGACTGTTGAAAAAAACGGCCTTCTACATGTAGAAGAACAGCTGGATTATACATTTGATGGGGAATTCAATGGAGTCTATAGGGATATTCCTTTAAAATCAGGAGAGAGTATAGGGAATATCCATGTAGAAGCAGAGGGCGCTTATCCTGTTTTGAAGGAAATTGACCAGGACGGTAAAAAACGTCTGAAAATCTATTTATATTCTGATGCAGCCCATACTAAAAAAATAAGGGATTGCTCCGTATCTGTTTTTATCAGCTATGATTTGAAAAATGTCGTTACTCTTTTTAATGATGTTGGAGGACTCCAATACAAACTATGGGGAGAAGATTGGGATGTCGGTGTCGGATCTGTAGACGCCACAATTTTCGTACCGGGAAAAGAAGGTAATGAATATTTCCTAAATCCACAGGAATATAACTATACAAGCAGAATAACTGGAGATAGAATAACTGCCATATCCACATCCATTCCTAAAGGAGAATTCTATGAATTGCTTCTTTTAATGCCAATTGAAGATTTTGATGATAATGCGCCTTATGCAAAGCATGTTAATCAAAACG from Methanobrevibacter sp. YE315 encodes:
- a CDS encoding 30S ribosomal protein S13, producing MEDDFKHLVRISRKDVNGNKTIEQALTEIKGVGISLSKTMCRTLDLDLDSKIGYIADEDVLRIEEILENPQKFDIPSWMLNRREDYETGDDIHLIESDLDMTLRDDLNRMKKTRSYKGRRHEVGLPVRGQRTKSTFRKSSSVGVKRSRG
- a CDS encoding LemA family protein, with protein sequence MNWIIIIVVIILIIFVVVTLIHMYNNLVGLRNRVKNSYAQIDVQLKRRNDLIPNLVETVKGYAAHEKGVLEEVTKARTSVMNASSIEEASAADNQLTGALKSLFAVAENYPELKANSNFQQLQSELTETEDKISYARQFYNDVVLKYNNACQQFPSSIIARLFGFKEESFFEAPEAEKAVPEVKF